Genomic segment of Zingiber officinale cultivar Zhangliang chromosome 11B, Zo_v1.1, whole genome shotgun sequence:
ATTTCTTTAACTTACTGAAAGAATGGGAAAAACTATGCAAAAGGTATAAAGTAAATGTTTCTACAATAAGTGATTCTTGCTCAAAAACATCCAAAGTGAAAGATCCTCCAAGGAAGTCTGGCTCTCAGTCCAACATTTCAAAAGGTGAATATGAAGTATCAAAGATAGTTGACATTTGTTATGGAGATCCTGCTGATGAAGGAAAACCTGGATTAAAGTTCAAGGTACATTATAGTAGTTATTTGTGGATTTTATAGCCTTGGTACATGATGTTTGCCacaatgtttttttattttatttatttatttatattttatgatcATTGTGTTTGATTTTTTACTTTCTGGATTTCTAGAGACCTTAGTTTGTTGAGCAATCTCTCTACCTTAATCCTTGTTGAAGAAGTCACTGTTGCTTTTGCAAAGTTTTAAATCTACTGAAATTCCATGTTAAAACATGGCCTAAGACATTCTTATGTTGGTACTTCCCTGAAAAAAATAATAGCACCCTGGACAAATGTACTAGGAACCTTTATTGTTTTGATTTTCTCTTGAGGTCTTGAGGATCTCATGTGTTTCCTTTTGGTTGTAGGGACAGTTGAATATCCTTTTAAGTTCACAATGCCCTGAAGTTTCATGTCAAATTTTGGTCTAAGACTGTCATGTCAtaaatttccttaaaaggttacAGCAGCCATTTTGTTGAAAAGATATTAATTTGCAATGCCTATACTTTCAATATTGATTTGATTTTACCTGTTAGTGGCTTAGATCACTTTCTTCCCATTATAGCCCTAGTATATCTCATACCATAGCCAAGCTACTTAACTAAATCTGGATGACACTCATGATTCTAAATTTCTTTATGTAGTGTTGTACTAAATATCTTTTTGCAGTGTTGTACTCTTCTCTACTTGGTTGCATGGAAGTTCAAGCAATTAGTCTATATAATCCGTGTTAATCAAATTCAATATCTCTTTGGCAAACTGGCATACTCTCGAGGTTTATGCATATTGTTTGATGTCTTTGGAAAATCTTCATTTTCTCCTCTTATATCTTTTGGCTATTATTATGACCGTGAATGATCACTACACTACTGTAATATTCCAGGTTCGCTGGAAAGGTTATGGCCCTAGTGAAGATACCTGGGAACCATTGCAGAATTTAAGGTATTTAGTGAATTGTTAAGATCTGACCTCATATTCTGGTTTCTCCGATGGGACTTATATGACACCTTGACAGAAATTGTGAAGAACTACTAAATGAATTTGTTTTAGAAGGATTCAAATCAAACATATTACCACTTCCTGTAAGTGTTGGTGATAGTTCTCTGcacttttttttattataaggAAATATATAATATTAGCCATGCAAGTTGATTCTTGTGTTGAATGTAATAGGGGAGTGTAGATGTGGTGTGTGGAGGACCTCCATGTCAAGGAATTAGCGGTTATAATAGGTACAGAAATTTCAATGCACCACTTGATGATGAAAGAAACCGACAAATCGTGGTCTTCATGGACATAGTACAATTTTTGAAGCCTAAATATGTTTTAATGGAAAATGTTGTGGATATACTGAACTTTGCTGATGCTACTCTTGGGCGATATGCTTTGAGTCGTTTAGTTTCTATGAGCTACCAAGCTAGACTTGGGATCATGGCTGCTGGTTGTTATGGTGTCCCTCAGTTTCGTTTGCGGGCCTTTCTGTGGGGAAGTCACCCCAAAGAGGCAAGTTCATTATTTGCTGTTGCTTTTTTAATCTAGTACATCTGTGGTAATTTTTTGACCTTTTTGTGGGGAAGTCACCCCAATGAGGCAAGTTCATTTATTTGTTGTTGATTTATTAATATGGTACATCTGTGATAATTTTTTGGTTCACTGTTTGTAGAAACTACCACCATTTCCATTACCAACACACGAGGTGATTGTGAAGAATGGTTGTCCGCAAGAATTTGAGGTCCATCTTATTCCACATTTCCTTTTTGGTTTCAATGTGTCATAACGCACACTACCTTTTCCTTTATGTTGTCATTGTGTTTACTTGGAATAGAGGAAATAAGGgagaaatgaaataaatttaagtgaaaatgaaaacaaagaaaTGAACTGAAATGTTTTATTTCCatcctatttattttttcttattcaCTTGAATAACATCAAAAATGAGTTACTTGTGTTTATTAAATTCTTATTTCATTCCCCTCTATTTTCTCTTAATTTGGTCTAAATAAAATTAGATTGACTAGGCAAAATTGATTCCttcttattctttatttttttgtaagtaaacaggagaaattaataattttatttcctttcttttattcAATACTTTCATCTGAGTAAAAAAATAGCGCTAATATATGTCACTAAGTCATGGTTGCATAAACTATTTGGAGTTTACTACATGAATCTTTTCCTTGCATTAAACTGTAACTACACAATATATCattatatttaaatattaatattttcttttgtttataTTAGTCATTTCAATaacataattatatttttatttcacactaggtagggttgtaaatgaacatGATATCCATGAACAAGCTTGATACTCAATTGATAAGAGTTTAGTTATGTTTGTTCAATAtcgtaaaatatataaaatatactttatatataaattttgtagattttttaattttaaattatttataatttgttAAAATTGAGAATATATATAAAGTTATGTTTATTATATTAATGTTTCGACAATTACAAAGACAACAATGTTTCTAATTGAGATCattagggctgtaaatgagccaagcttaACCAAACTTTGTgttgttcatgcttgtttgaTATGGTAATTGAGTCTAGCCAAGCGGAGCTTAAAATGGATTTAGTTGCttaaatgattgttcaagcttgattGGTTTCTTTTTTCGAGCTTAAGCCCgattcaagcttagcttgagcttTAGTTGTTATTGAGCTCTTAATTCAAGTTTGTTTAATTGATTGGAATTTGtacatttttaagttttttttggtTGGTTAGTTCACTTGATATTACAAGCTTATTTATTCATtttgagagtttttttttttaatttatttacaaGTTTTAAGAGGTTTGTTGATGAACATGATTTACAAGCTTTGTTTGTGGATATTGTTCATTAACATTGTTCATGAATTGTAAACATTAACGAATTGAACTTGTATGTGGttaagcttgtttatttagttaAATTAGCTGTTCAAACTTGCTTATTTAATTGACCTTGTGCATATTAAACGAATATAAAAAAACTCTTATCAAGCTGAACGTGcagcttgttcacgaacatttAGTTTTTTACAACCCTTGTGAACATTGAGGAGATATTATGATTTTTAATGGTTCTTATAGTGTCCATCTAATATGTAGGCCAAAGCTTTCCTCAATGCGGTATAATACTATATGTCTCCTTTTATCCtcagttttttaaattttatctgcTTTTTGAATGGTTATGAAATTAACTTGATATCACTGTAATCTGAGTGCACTATTTTCTTATAATAACAGCGCAATCTTGTTGGGTATGATGAAGGGCAGCCACGGGTGCTTGAAAAGCCCCTTCTTCTCGAAGATGCTATTGCTGATCTTCCACTAGTATGGCAATCTAAACTTTGCTTGCTATCTTCCGTTATTCTTTTGTCTTTTGATGGCATAATTTGTGTTCTTGTTTTTATTCAGCATGTTATCACTTTGATTGTTTTCAGGTTACACATAAAGAAGAATGGGATGAAATGCCATATGGGAAGAGTGCTCAAACTGAGTTTCAAAAGTTCATTCGGACACCAAAACATGGTGTGCCATTACTTTGTTAGATATTTGTTTGAAATCAACTTTTTATTTGTCCTCTCCCTAATGCTCTTTTTATCTCAAAATCTTAGTTTGATTCATAATCCATAGCATGTCTTCTGCCTAATGTCTATCCATGCATTTTGACATGTTAGAGAAAATTAAGAATGAGTGTTTGGATGAATTTTATTTTCTGATTCTTTTTAATAGAACATCTCCAGTAATTTCAATTTTCTTTTGTTATAATTAGAAATATTGGCATCTGCACAAAAACGTCCGAAGGTATCACACTCTACTTTGTATGACCATCGCACGACGCCGTTGGGAGATGATGATTATTTGCGAATATGCCAAATTCCACGGAGAAAGGTTTCATtctcattaaaaaaaattgtgaAATATATAACTTTACCTGATTTTCTTTTTTCCCAATGTTTGATCTTTGGGACAATCTTGTAGGGAGCAAATTTTAGAGATCTTTCAGGTGTCACTGTTGGTCCTGATAATACTGTCCAGTTCGACCCCAAAATTGAGAGAATACTGCTACCTTCTGGGAGGCCACTGGTATTTTACCTCACTGATATAATTGCATCAAAAAGCCACATTAAGCTTCGAAACAATGAGTTAACTTTAGTATAGCCTAGTTGACCTCTCTTTATATTTTGCATAATTCAATTTGTAGACAGTTTGGTGCATGTGAAACTAGCCGTCATTTGCTTACCTTGAAGACATTCATTGCTTTAATATAGAAAACCACTGTTTAAGATATTTGCAATGATTTAAAACTCTATACgtagggcataacattataattaTTAGACTGTCAAAAATCAGTGGTCAGGTCAGAAATCTTTATAAAGCCCTGTGACGGTAATCTTAACAAAGCAACATTTGGCAGATAACATTTCTCATGGGTTACATGCTTCCTCCTATTGGCGATGGAGTCTTGAATAGCTCAATTTCATAATTTCTAAACTGATTTTTTTTGGATAAATTGTCAAGGCATGCTCAATAGTTCTGAGGCCTCTAATGTGATAGGCTAGATGATAGCAGATAGCTTCATTTGACAAGCAAAATAGTACTTCAAATTTTCATCAATAAAAAAATGTGGGAcgagattaaattatttatttctattcctgttaaagtatatatatatatatatatatatctatatatatatatatatatagatataaataGATATATTAGTTTCAGCTTTTCTTGATCCTTGTCCACCAAACCTTTCTCTCTCCAATATGAATGAAAGTGAAACCTCTCCTGATTTATTTGATACATACGTTAAAATGATACAAAGATACAGTACTTAAATAAGGATATCCATAAATGATAACTGAGGAAGAGATTTACTCATGCAAAAGAGAGAGATtccatcaataaaaaaaatatgggaCAAGATACCAGCCCCAGTCTTCTTCCTTTAACGAAACTGCGAGTTCTGTCAAATCACTGTAAGAAAATGGGGTCAGGGCAAAATTTGCTTGGTGAAGCTCCATACATATCAAAAAGTATGGTTGTTGCATTATATAATGCAAATCATCAATGCTTTATGTCAAGAAGTTCCTAAATGTTGGGGAAAATGGTTTTGAGCTTAATGGTGATCATGATTTGGAGTTCGAATGGCCATTATAGAACGAAATTATTATTGTTGAAATGGCATTAAATTAGTCTTGACAATTTAAAGAATTACATGAACTAGATCACTATATGCCCTAAGAACagtactttatatatatatatattagtttatgcatgttaatatgcaagttttttttttttccatttcctTTCAGGTTCCAGATTATGCCATGAATTTTTGCCACGGAAAATCATCAAGGTTCATTCTATTACATATGTGGGTTCATGTATTTGAATTTCTTGTATGTCTTCAATTGGCTTCTCTTAATGTATGTAGACCTTTTGCTCGGCTTTGGTGGGATGAAATAGTACCAACTGTGATCACTATACCAAATTTTCGTTGCCAGgttgttaaatttatttgtttcaATCTACATAGTTTATGTTTTACCATCATTCATGTCATGGACATCTATACTAGCCAAAACTTTCAGGCAATGCTACATCCTGAGCAAGAGCGAGCACTTACCATTCGAGAATGTGCAAGATTGCAAGGTTTTCCTGATTACTACAGATTCCATGGGACAGTGGAAGAAAGGTAGTGTATTTCAGAGTCTGGCTTGCATTAATTTAGCATTTCTTACATAAGTGTGATCGAGAATCAGTTTGAATCTTTCAAATTAACaactttaaagaaaaaaaatagaatgatgTATGGGTAGAATGAAGCAAATGGTGATAACTTGGTTCCGTTATCAGTTGTTATCAGTTTCATGCTGTATGATACTattgatatatttttataattagatTTTGATTCACTTATTTTTTATCTACTCTTAACTAAAAATGAGTTTGCAGATATCGCCATGTTGGCAATGCTGTAGCTGTTCCAGTAGGTCGGGCTCTCGGATATGCTTTGGCTATGACATGGCTTAGAAAAAATGGAGATGGACCCCTGATGACGCTGCCACCTAAGTTTGCATTCTCACACACACTTCAAGATCTTTCTACATCTACTAACAACCTGCATTGAACACTTACCTTAAACCCTACTGCTATTCTTCAAGATTCACTTGATCCTAAATCTATAAGGTGAGATCGCCCCGGTATTGTTCTTGTGAGGGTCTTGTTTAATTCATTTCATTCCTTTTCAAGC
This window contains:
- the LOC122034073 gene encoding DNA (cytosine-5)-methyltransferase CMT2-like, giving the protein MDRLHRRKPSANLSFYTEYSVQRLNLQEHCHGVIGIYSRGSIEISMGRTGLQDFSKGYGNRHPSQLSSVLQQTSSMGELSISHNFDASSANQEAVELAGSSMKRHKLSEPSVESLDSLRRKPSKISGLASHGQGPDPVSNCDRENGFAVHRKRENGKGDLRHSPRLSSVDNSSSDTTVNNSVRTVKHRHKRSIQKGRLRSPKKFESSEDTDKCFFVGEPIPEEEARERWPYRFVYQVSVVVSLFAYDRVFLDVVHKNTQLGNLFDIGDCAYIKGPMDKPNYIGRILEFFETKNGDHYFRVQWFFRAEDTVLKDHAAGHDKKRLFYSDLQNDNLLDCIVSKVQITETHAEPLESKSIPSCYYYYNMKYSVDYSSFCNIWNTSGNMSSTMKESFAGNINSESLEKEDLAVLDLYSGCGGMSTGLCLGAAMAGVKLVTRWALDYSEPACISFKLNHPETQVRNETADDFFNLLKEWEKLCKRYKVNVSTISDSCSKTSKVKDPPRKSGSQSNISKGEYEVSKIVDICYGDPADEGKPGLKFKVRWKGYGPSEDTWEPLQNLRNCEELLNEFVLEGFKSNILPLPGSVDVVCGGPPCQGISGYNRYRNFNAPLDDERNRQIVVFMDIVQFLKPKYVLMENVVDILNFADATLGRYALSRLVSMSYQARLGIMAAGCYGVPQFRLRAFLWGSHPKEKLPPFPLPTHEVIVKNGCPQEFERNLVGYDEGQPRVLEKPLLLEDAIADLPLVTHKEEWDEMPYGKSAQTEFQKFIRTPKHEILASAQKRPKVSHSTLYDHRTTPLGDDDYLRICQIPRRKGANFRDLSGVTVGPDNTVQFDPKIERILLPSGRPLVPDYAMNFCHGKSSRPFARLWWDEIVPTVITIPNFRCQAMLHPEQERALTIRECARLQGFPDYYRFHGTVEERYRHVGNAVAVPVGRALGYALAMTWLRKNGDGPLMTLPPKFAFSHTLQDLSTSTNNLH